One segment of Argiope bruennichi chromosome 11, qqArgBrue1.1, whole genome shotgun sequence DNA contains the following:
- the LOC129956718 gene encoding uncharacterized protein LOC129956718: protein MASDLVVLNRRKGSIRAQLTKLRTFIEKRQHLTESTVITQLDILSRTSTRFEELRNEYYRTVSDNDFDQVESNLSELEDEILKIEVSLKSILHDLKSTSVSNSTNGAIIKESIDKVTSIRLPEIPLPLFNDRESRKQFELSLVNKKVPDFDDFIEFLERRYQVLNAIGHNIPYKSKYSDVSEQKNKARTLFVKPSNNPKYCILCRNADHPLHKCDQFLQFSPQKRYETVREKHLCLNCFGSHKIAQCKSKHTCFTCKAKPHTLLHRMQVSTVSDDSSSMNSRQTPSVADPYSLCNPSPLTSCFVTQKKRVILATAVVYVLDSFGTVRKGRALLDSGSMCNLMTSDFANALGLKKEKINVPISGISDTTLNVKRKSTSTILNSDGSFTATLDFLVIPKITDLMPSTFIDLEGIKIPPYVQLADPEFFSPKKVDILIGAEIFLSILKENRFDINNSLILQETVFGHILSGTIQGKQESHHCGLISQIDNLDNLLKKFWEVENILDTPTSKNKEELECEENFMQTYRRDEQGKYIVNLPLKKNMQLGNSIQTAKQRLDSLWKRLNNDPNFSNLYCNFMKEYEQLGHMQKLDSIENVKYVMPHHGVYKADSSTTKLRVVFDASAASTSGVSLNNCLLKGGVVQDDLFSILLRFRKHKVAFTADVKKMYRQICVNPEQCNFQCILWKTRSSEEPSFYKLLTVTYGTKSAPYLATRVLNQLAIDEQHKFPLASAVTLKDFYVDDVLSGADDVSTAIKLQQELISLPKAGGMDLHKWCANNEMLLKSVPSEDQCYQFGDSDKNTIKTLDLKWNPKEDCFGFNVTPSTSIPTKRTVLTDIAKLFDPLGFLGPVTVKAKIFLQRLWLHKIEWDQVLPHQEKHEWEIFRYCLGDITKMQIPRCILTDSIKEVELHGFADASKDAYGAVIYLRCVTILNHVKVSLLCSKSKVAPIKVMTIPRLELCAAELLAKLASKTVSSLNLKIDKICLYSDSTIVLAWINTSLHLLKVFVSNRISRIQELTKEFSWHHVKTCENPADIISRGMTPHHLMNNHLWWNGPQFLQQVTVELSDESNIPTDDKYFHELKGETTKTLTLSVDATFLDLLLYIVSDLTSEAFIACLKRFFSRRGKSQFIFSDNGKNFVTGNSELKRLALMVTKHDEYLSKFLSEEGIQWKFLPPRAPNFGGLWEAGVKSFKYHLKRVVGVSKLTYEEFFTLLHQIEGILNSRPITPLSSDMDDLEILTPGHFLIGRPITSIVEPNLTNTENNRLNLWQRTSKMC from the exons ATGGCAAGTGATTTAGTTGTCTTAAATAGAAGAAAGGGGAGTATTAGAGCACAGTTGACAAAACTGCGaacattcattgaaaaaagaCAGCATTTAACTGAATCGACAGTGATTACCCAACTGGATATTCTTTCGAGAACAAGTACAAGATTTGAAGAACTGAGAAACGAATATTATAGGACTGTGTCGGACAATGACTTTGATCAAGTGGAATCCAATCTATCCGAACTCgaggatgaaattttgaaaatagaggtAAGCCTCAAATCCATTTTACATGATCTCAAATCTACTTCTGTTTCTAATTCTACAAATGGTGCTATTATTAAAGAGTCCATAGATAAAGTTACTTCAATTAGATTACCGGAAATACCTCTTCCATTGTTTAACG acCGCGAATCTCGAAAGCAGTTTGAACTTTCCTTAGTAAACAAGAAAGTTCCTGATTTTGatgatttcatagaatttttagaaagaagaTATCAAGTTTTAAATGCCATTGGGCACAATATTCCATACAAATCTAAATATTCGGATGTTagtgaacagaaaaataaagcaCGAACTCTATTTGTTAAGCCATCGAATAATCCCAAGTATTGTATACTGTGTAGAAACGCTGATCATCCATTGCATAAATGCGATCAGTTTTTGCAATTCTCCCCGCAAAAGCGATATGAAACTGTTCGAGAAAagcatttatgtttaaattgtttcGGATCTCACAAAATCGCTCAATGTAAATCGAAACACACTTGTTTCACTTGCAAAGCAAAGCCTCATACTCTATTACACCGGATGCAGGTGTCCACAGTAAGCGATGACTCATCCTCAATGAATTCAAGGCAGACTCCCTCAGTTGCTGACCCCTATTCGTTGTGCAACCCTTCCCCCCTGACTTCCTGTTTCGTTACGCAGAAGAAAAGAGTGATTCTAGCTACGGCTGTTGTTTATGTTTTGGATAGTTTCGGAACTGTCAGAAAGGGTAGGGCTTTATTAGATTCTGGAAGCATGTGTAATTTGATGACATCTGATTTCGCCAATGCACTtggtttaaagaaagaaaaaataaatgttccaatATCGGGGATTTCCGATACTACTcttaatgtgaaaagaaaaagtacCTCCACTATTTTGAACTCGGATGGTTCTTTTACTGCAACACTAGATTTCTTGGTCATTCCGAAAATCACAGATCTAATGCCATCcacatttattgatttagaaggaataaaaattccgCCTTACGTCCAATTAGCAGATCCGGAATTCTTTTCCCCCAAAAAAGTGGATATATTAATAGGGGCAGAAATATTCTTAagtatcttaaaagaaaatagatttgatataaataattccttaattttgcaAGAAACTGTATTTGGACATATATTAAGTGGAACAATTCAAGGTAAACAGGAATCACATCATTGTGGTTTAATCTCTCAAATAGATAACTTagataatttgttaaagaaattttgggaagttgaaaatattttagatacacCTACATCtaaaaacaaagaagaattaGAATGCGAAGAAAATTTCATGCAAACTTATCGTAGGGATGAGCAAGGTAAATATATTGTTAACCTTCCTCTTAAGAAGAATATGCAATTAGGCAATTCCATTCAAACTGCAAAACAAAGATTAGATAGTCTCTGGAAGCGATTAAATAATGATCCGAATTTTTCCAATCTTTATTGTAATTTCATGAAAGAATATGAGCAATTGGGTCATATGCAAAAATTAGACAGTATTGAGAATGTAAAATATGTCATGCCTCATCACGGCGTTTACAAGGCTGATAGTAGTACAACAAAGTTACGCGTAGTTTTCGATGCCTCTGCTGCATCTACTTCAGGTGTATCTCTGAATAACTGTTTGCTAAAAGGAGGTGTTGTTCAAGATGACTTGTTTTCAATCTTATTGAGATTCCGAAAGCACAAGGTTGCATTTACTGCTGATGTCAAGAAAATGTACAGACAGATTTGCGTTAATCCTGAGCAGTGtaattttcaatgcattcttTGGAAAACTAGGAGTTCTGAGGAACCTTCATTTTATAAGCTTCTTACAGTTACATACGGCACCAAATCTGCTCCCTACTTAGCTACGAGAGTGCTAAACCAATTAGCAATAGATGAGCAACACAAATTTCCTTTAGCATCTGCTGTAaccttaaaagatttttatgttgATGATGTTCTCTCTGGTGCAGATGACGTTTCTACTGCAATAAAATTACAGCAAGAATTGATTTCTCTTCCAAAAGCTGGTGGCATGGATTTGCACAAATGGTGTGCAAacaatgaaatgcttttaaaatctgTTCCATCTGAAGATCAATGTTATCAGTTTGGTGattctgataaaaatacaattaaaactcTTGACTTAAAATGGAACCCAAAAGAAGACTGCTTTGGTTTCAATGTCACTCCATCAACTAGCATTCCCACAAAGCGAACTGTTTTGACTGATATAGCTAAACTTTTTGACCCACTTGGTTTTCTAGGACCAGTGACAGTAAAGGCAAAGATCTTCCTCCAGAGATTGTGGCTACACAAAATTGAATGGGATCAAGTGTTACCACATCAGGAAAAGCACGAATGGGAAATATTCAGATATTGTTTAGGGGATATTACAAAGATGCAAATTCCTCGTTGCATTCTAACTGACTCCATCAAGGAAGTTGAACTACATGGTTTTGCTGACGCATCGAAAGATGCTTATGGTGCAGTCATCTATCTTCGTTGTGTTACTATATTGAATCATGTGAAGGTTTCTCTACTATGCAGCAAATCTAAAGTTGCTCCAATTAAGGTGATGACAATACCCCGTCTTGAGCTATGTGCTGCTGAGCTTCTTGCTAAGCTCGCTTCTAAAACTGTGTCATCTCTTAAcctgaaaatagataaaatttgcctCTACTCAGATTCGACTATAGTGCTGGCCTGGATTAATACTTCATTGCATCTGCTTAAGGTGTTTGTGTCAAATAGAATTTCCCGCATCCAAGAGCTGACGAAAGAATTTTCCTGGCACCATGTAAAAACTTGTGAAAATCCTGCTGATATTATTTCCCGTGGTATGACTCCTCATCACCTTATGAACAATCATTTGTGGTGGAATGGTCCACAGTTTCTTCAACAAGTTACTGTTGAACTTAGTGATGAAAGTAACATTCCTActgatgacaaatattttcatgaacTGAAAGGAGAGACTACTAAGACTCTAACTTTAAGTGTGGATgctacatttttagatttacttttat ATATTGTTTCTGATCTAACTTCTGAAGCATTCATTGCATGCCTCAAAAGGTTCTTTTCAAGACGAGGTAAATCGCAATTCATTTTTAGTGATAATGGTAAGAATTTTGTTACTGGTAATTCTGAATTAAAGAGATTAGCTCTTATGGTAACTAAACatgatgaatatttatcaaaatttttatctgaagaGGGCATTCAATGGAAATTTCTTCCACCCAGAGCACCTAACTTTGGTGGCTTATGGGAGGCAGGTGTCAAATCCTTCAAATACCATCTCAAGCGTGTTGTTGGAGTTTCAAAGTTAACATATGAGGAATTTTTTACTCTTCTGCATCAGATCGAAGGAATTTTGAATTCCCGTCCTATTACTCCTTTGTCTAGTGACATGGACGATCTGGAAATTCTGACACCTGGACATTTTCTCATTGGTAGGCCAATCACATCCATTGTTGAACCAAATTTAACAAACACGGAAAATAATAGATTGAATTTATGGCAAAGAACCTCAAAAATG tgctAG